The DNA segment AAATCCGAAGCGCGCAGTCCATGACTTTCCCTCCTTGTTGACAAGTTTGACCTCTTTGCATTGTTGGTTCAAAGCACCACACCTCATAGCTTCCACAGGAAGAAACTACAAACACATACATAACATCAGCCAAGAAGCAGTACTAGAATCACacaataaataactaaattttactCACCATTTTGTCGTCCTTTTGATTTGTAGGAGTAACCTCAGCCAAGAAGCAGTAGTCGTATGAGAAAGTAGGAGCATCATCCGCGTCGGACCACAGAATCTCACAACAGCTAGGACCAAAAGGAGTCACATGAAAGACCATGTCTCCTTCGTgtttgaagatgacaatgtcACCGATTCGAAGATCATGTGCTTCGGTGAACTCTTTCCAACCTTTGGTGAGTGTCCTGCCTTCTCGGATCACCTCCCAAATTTGATCCGAAGCGTCCGATCTTAGCTTCCATGGTTTATTGATCTCAGCCCCTTGTATGTGTTTTGAGTAGAAGTC comes from the Brassica rapa cultivar Chiifu-401-42 chromosome A01, CAAS_Brap_v3.01, whole genome shotgun sequence genome and includes:
- the LOC103842440 gene encoding B3 domain-containing protein REM9-like, yielding METPREPHFFKPLLPGFHSGVAIPLDFYSKHIQGAEINKPWKLRSDASDQIWEVIREGRTLTKGWKEFTEAHDLRIGDIVIFKHEGDMVFHVTPFGPSCCEILWSDADDAPTFSYDYCFLAEVTPTNQKDDKMFLPVEAMRCGALNQQCKEVKLVNKEGKSWTARFGFSESDGAYYISRGWRKFCRDNRCTNGDLFVFNVVGDGTTTPLLCVCPERKECTELLIKHFSRIDGSIASTSRN